Proteins co-encoded in one Arachis hypogaea cultivar Tifrunner chromosome 13, arahy.Tifrunner.gnm2.J5K5, whole genome shotgun sequence genomic window:
- the LOC112733270 gene encoding uncharacterized protein, translating into MTDQIVSSPLIPPSSITHSSAIDLEAGSSEQIQCRICLETDGRDFIAPCKCKGTSKYVHRECLDHWRAVKEGFAFAHCTTCKAPYHLRVHGAADRKWRTLKFRFFVTRDILFIFLAVQLVIASLAYLVYLIDGYQQYWLRLVWGFDSEPSFYYICGALLFFVLLGLSGCFITCYDRRVRNDLAQPCREICLCCCHPGVCADCHLPGTLCMWTDCTACFESCGTMATECGSCMGGAGEAGLPLLFIMALIFLGLFTLIGIFYSVLVATMIGQRIWQRHYHILAKRMLTKEYVVEDIDGEVSRSDWSPPSLPLEHVQQLKSLGLL; encoded by the exons atgaCGGATCAAATAGTTTCTTCTCCTCTAATTCCTCCTTCATCTATCACCCACTCTTCCGCCATCGACCTTGAAGCCGGTTCCTCCGAACAAATCCAATGCCGGATTTGTCTCGAAACAGATG GCAGAGATTTCATTGCTCCTTGCAAATGCAAAGGTACATCAAAATATGTACATCGAGAGTGTTTGGATCACTGGCGTGCGGTTAAG GAAGGGTTTGCATTTGCTCATTGCACTACTTGCAAGGCACCTTATCATTTGCGTGTTCATGGTGCTGCAGATAGGAAATGGCGTACCTTGAAATTTCGGTTTTTTGTCACCAGAGACATTTTGTTTATATTTCTGGCAGTTCAGCTT GTCATTGCTTCATTGGCATATTTGGTTTATCTAATAGATGGTTACCAGCAGTACTGGCTTCGTCTTGTTTGGGGTTTTGATAGTGAGCCAAGCTTTTACTACATATGTG GAGCCCTCTTGTTTTTTGTATTGCTTGGCCTATCAGGATGCTTCATTACTTGTTATGATCGAAGAGTTCGCAATGACTTGGCACAGCCTTGTCGAGAAATCTGTCTTTGTTGCTGCCATCCTGG AGTCTGCGCAGACTGCCATTTACCGGGGACACTTTGCATGTGGACTGATTGCACTGCATGCTTTGAGAGTTGCGGAACGATGGCAACTGAATGTGGAAGTTGCATGGGAGGTGCTGGAGAAGCAGGGCTGCCATTACTATTCATAATGGCTTTGATTTTTCTCGGACTCTTTACTCTAATTGGGATATTTTACAGTGTATTAGTGGCTACCATGATAGGACAACGAATATGGCAGCGTCATTATCATATACTTGCAAAAAGGATGCTTACAAAG GAGTATGTCGTTGAGGATATCGACGGAGAGGTGTCACGGTCTGACTGGTCTCCTCCATCTCTCCCACTGGAACATGTTCAACAGCTGAAATCACTGGGTCTTTTAtga